In a genomic window of Glycine max cultivar Williams 82 chromosome 13, Glycine_max_v4.0, whole genome shotgun sequence:
- the LOC100783362 gene encoding THO complex subunit 4A — protein sequence MSAALDMTLEDIIKNNKKSSLANTRGRGRASGPGPARRLPNRAANRAAPYAAAKAPETAWKHDMYANQPVAAAYPGGRASSIETGTKLYISNLDYGVSNDDIKELFLEVGDVKRHTVHYDRSGRSKGTAEVVFSRRADAVAAVKRYNNVQLDGKPMKVEIVGTNIATHAAPPAVNGTFGNPTGVPRSGQGRSGSLGRPRGGSRGRGSIQRGRGRGRGGRDEKVSAEDLDADLEKYHAEAMQLN from the exons ATGTCTGCGGCTTTGGATATGACCCTCGAAGATATAATTAAGAACAACAAGAAATCTTCCCTCGCCAACACCAGGGGCCGAGGCCGAGCCTCGGGACCCGGACCCGCTCGCCGCCTCCCCAACCGTGCCGCCAATCGCGCCGCACCGTATGCCGCTGCCAAG GCGCCGGAGACAGCTTGGAAACACGATATGTACGCGAACCAGCCAGTGGCCGCGGCGTATCCAGGTGGTCGAGCGTCTTCCATCGAAACAGGGACTAAGCTCTACATTTCCAATTTGGATTATGGCGTTTCCAATGATGATATTAAG GAGTTGTTTCTTGAAGTTGGCGACGTGAAACGGCATACTGTTCATTATGACAGGAGTGGGAGATCCAAG GGTACGGCAGAAGTAGTCTTCTCGCGCCGAGCTGATGCTGTAGCTGCAGTGAAGAGGTACAACAATGTTCAGCTGGATGGGAAACCAATGAAGGTAGAGATTGTGGGGACGAACATCGCTACACATGCTGCACCACCCGCTGTGAATGGAACTTTTGGAAACCCAACTGGAGTTCCTAGAAG TGGACAAGGGAGAAGTGGGTCATTAGGAAGGCCACGTGGTGGGAGTAGAGGTCGTGGCAGCATTCAACGGGGCCGGGGACGTGGAAGAGGAGGTCGTGATGAAAAGGTATCTGCTGAAGATCTTGATGCTGATTTGGAGAAGTATCATGCTGAGGCTATGCAATTAAACTGA
- the LOC100785121 gene encoding ACT domain-containing protein ACR9 codes for MKMAGEETRENREKEMKELLHTRNRQDETCERLNAVLRDSCTSCELQLAGPEYEYNQGISSLSPALAEELELSDNQVRSQALTPDMTKLKKANVAIDNYLSPAHTLVQIRCADHKGRLYDIMRTLKDMNMKISYGRFSPNSMGYRDLDIFIQQNDGKKILDREKQSALCSHLKQEMLHPLRVIIANRGPDTELLVANPVELSGIGRPRVFYDVTFALKTLGICVFSAEVGRHSTSEREWEVYRFLLDENCEFQLTGVAARNKIVNRVRRTLMGW; via the exons GAACTTTTACACACAAGAAATCGACAGGATGAGACATGTGAAAGATTGAATGCTGTTCTGCGAGACTCGTGTACCAGCTGTGAACTCCAATTGGCAGGTCCAGAATATGAATATAATCAGGGTATCTCTTCTCTGTCTCCTGCATTAGCCGAGGAGCTAGAGTTATCAGATAATCAAGTTCGTTCTCAAGCTCTTACCCCTGATATGACTAAGTTGAAGAAAGCCAATGTAGCAATAGACAATTACTTAAGCCCAGCTCACACGCTAGTTCAAATACGATGTGCTGATCACAAGGGTCGTCTTTATGACATTATGAGGACTTTGAAGGACATGAATATGAAG ATTTCATACGGCCGATTTTCACCCAATTCGATGGGGTATCGTGATTTAGATATATTTATTCAGCAGAACGATGGGAAAAAGATTTTGGATCGGGAGAAGCAGAGTGCACTCTGCTCTCATTTGAAACAAGAAATGCTTCATCCATTGCGAGTAATCATTGCAAACCGAGGACCAGATACTGAACTGTTGGTCGCTAATCCAGTTGAGCTATCTGGAATCGGAAGACCTCGAGTTTTTTATGATGTCACATTTGCTCTCAAAACACTTGGAATTTGTGTTTTCTCG GCTGAAGTAGGACGGCATTCAACTTCAGAGCGTGAATGGGAAGTGTACAGATTTCTCTTGGATGAGAACTGTGAGTTTCAATTAACAGGTGTTGCTGCTAGAAATAAGATTGTAAATAGGGTTCGAAGAACCTTAATGGGTTGGTAA
- the LOC100306579 gene encoding Histone H2A-like: MDAGGKIKKGAGGRKGGGPKKKPVSRSVKAGLQFPVGRIGRYLKKGRYAQRVGTGAPVYLAAVLEYLAAEVLELAGNAARDNKKNRIIPRHVLLAVRNDEELGKLLAGVTIAHGGVLPNINPVLLPKKTERAAKEPKSPSKATKSPKKA, encoded by the exons ATGGACGCTGGCGGAAAGATCAAGAAGGGCGCCGGAGGAAGAAAGGGCGGCGGCCCTAAGAAGAAGCCGGTTTCAAGGTCCGTCAAGGCCGGTCTCCAATTCCCCGTCGGAAGAATTGGCCGTTATTTGAAGAAAGGAAGGTACGCCCAGCGTGTCGGTACCGGTGCTCCCGTTTACTTGGCCGCAGTTCTCGAGTACCTAGCTGCTGAG GTGCTTGAGTTGGCTGGGAATGCTGCACGTGACAACAAGAAGAACAGGATTATTCCGAGACATGTGCTATTGGCTGTGAGGAACGATGAGGAGTTGGGGAAATTGCTTGCTGGTGTCACCATTGCACATGGTGGTGTGCTTCCAAACATTAACCCTGTTTTGTTGCCTAAGAAGACGGAGAGGGCTGCCAAGGAGCCTAAGTCTCCATCCAAGGCTACTAAATCTCCTAAGAAGGCCTag
- the LOC102670437 gene encoding uncharacterized protein, with product MSLVCFHSFFRRVASTVPSPLLNAVTWTLLLIVTVVLVSLATGVAFVLAISPSSSFSKPCNGVRIPLDFPREMVCLPEHAVMSSSRLDFFLPTLFAALVVAASTCLLRSVACA from the coding sequence ATGTCCCTAGTTTGCTTCCATTCATTTTTTCGGCGAGTGGCATCAACAGTACCCTCGCCGTTACTCAACGCCGTTACGTGGACACTTCTGTTAATTGTTACCGTGGTGTTGGTATCTCTGGCTACCGGGGTGGCTTTTGTGTTGGCCATATCTCCATCTTCTTCGTTCTCAAAGCCCTGTAACGGTGTTAGGATTCCTTTGGATTTTCCCAGAGAGATGGTGTGCTTGCCGGAACATGCGGTGATGAGCAGTTCTCGCTTGGATTTTTTCTTGCCAACGTTGTTCGCTGCTTTGGTTGTTGCTGCTTCAACTTGCTTGCTTCGTTCAGTGGCCTGTGCTTGA
- the LOC100783903 gene encoding histone H2A → MDTGGKIKKGAGGRKGGGPKKKPVSRSVKAGLQFPVGRIGRYLKKGRYAQRVGTGAPVYLAAVLEYLAAEVLELAGNAARDNKKNRIIPRHVLLAVRNDEELGKLLAGVTIAHGGVLPNINPVLLPKKTERASKEPKSPSKATKSPKKS, encoded by the exons ATGGACACTGGTGGAAAGATCAAGAAGGGCGCCGGAGGAAGAAAGGGCGGCGGCCCAAAGAAGAAGCCGGTTTCAAGGTCCGTCAAGGCCGGTCTCCAATTCCCCGTCGGAAGAATTGGCCGTTATTTGAAGAAAGGAAGGTACGCCCAGCGTGTCGGTACCGGTGCTCCCGTTTACTTGGCCGCAGTTCTCGAGTACCTAGCTGCTGAG GTGCTTGAGTTGGCTGGGAATGCTGCACGTGACAACAAGAAGAACAGGATTATTCCGAGACATGTGCTATTGGCTGTGAGGAACGATGAGGAGTTGGGGAAATTGCTTGCTGGTGTCACCATTGCTCATGGTGGTGTTCTTCCGAACATTAACCCTGTTTTGTTGCCTAAGAAGACTGAGAGGGCTTCCAAGGAGCCTAAGTCTCCATCCAAGGCTACTAAATCTCCTAAAAAGTCTTAA